In Dysidea avara chromosome 6, odDysAvar1.4, whole genome shotgun sequence, the genomic stretch AAGTAGCTAACATAATGGAGCTCCACACACCTCTTATTTGTTGTATTGGATAGTCCTTGTGTAGCTCTTTTATCATGATGCTTACAATCCTATTGTTATGCTCACCATCAATCCTAATAAGTTTATAAGATATAAATGAAGCTGTATGTCTATAGCTATTTATACAGCATACCTTTCATGGCAATGAAACTGATTTGTTTCATCAAAGTTGGAATGCAGGACTCGTATCTTATACTAAATAATGTATGTTAGATATACTAGTATATATTCATATAAAATACCTGTAAATCTGGTGGAGTTCTTTTACATCTTCCTGCTCCACTACAACTTCTtgtccctgatgatgatgatgacccATCATACAATGATTGATGCGATCCAGATGAGCTTTGTTGCCTTTCTTCTATGTTAGCCACTTTTTTCTCAATGGTTATCATCCGTCTGTCCAGTTCTTGAAAAGCCGATTCCATGCTTCTTTCAATTTGCTGAAAAAGCTGGCAGACTGAAGACTCAATGGCTTGGCCTTGGTGTGAAAATGTGCCTGAGTAATTCGACAATTCACCCGGTCCCCATGATTGCCTTGTCCATGACTCGCCAACATCACCACATTCACtaaagctgttttttttttcaatgcAGATACATGTAAAGAAACCACCTTACGGTAACAAACTAACCTATGATCCATCTCGTAGGAGTCAGCAAGGTGACTGCTGTCAGAGATACTGCTGACATTTTGACTCTCGGGATTACTCCTTCAAGGCCGGGACATGCAGTTAGAAATAATGCTAGCTAATTGTGTGTACTCACATAGTGCAAAGAGGTTCTCTTCCATATCTTCTAGGAGTTGACGTAGAAAAAAAGGAAGTGGTATTGCTTCGCGGCAAAGGTAGACTATCGTCCATGACACTGTTCAAAAAAAGGCGCCAAAA encodes the following:
- the LOC136257870 gene encoding uncharacterized protein; this translates as MDDSLPLPRSNTTSFFSTSTPRRYGREPLCTMSNPESQNVSSISDSSHLADSYEMDHSFSECGDVGESWTRQSWGPGELSNYSGTFSHQGQAIESSVCQLFQQIERSMESAFQELDRRMITIEKKVANIEERQQSSSGSHQSLYDGSSSSSGTRSCSGAGRCKRTPPDLQYKIRVLHSNFDETNQFHCHERIDGEHNNRIVSIMIKELHKDYPIQQIRDGCRTYKKTLQSKEKDKSIETMKKTRIRSRQQRIYDRRNKVVKNSRSSRIKKLWKHVTAEMMTEEESDDEGGFVRHRQSWRSDDFNKLMDHLDKGRKESLAKNRQEGEIVERAPPPKAKTWMITNAPQSLTTESSSGCGDNDYVEDGIESDV